In one window of Gemmatimonadota bacterium DNA:
- the ilvD gene encoding dihydroxy-acid dehydratase, translating to MPHNLRSRAVTQGVQRAPNRAMLRAVGFTEGDFEKPIVGVANGYSTITPCNAGLDLLARRAEAAIRDAGAMPQLFGVITVSDGISMGTQGMKYSLVSREVIADSIETAVNAESMDGVLAVGGCDKNMPGAMIAIARLGIPAIFVYGGTIKPGHLEGEDLTIVSAFEAVGQFSAGRIDAERLHAVECHACPGAGSCGGMYTANTMSSVIEAMGLSLPGSSTMAAEDAEKAESAARSGAVLVEAIRAGRTPRQILTRAAFENAITVVMATGGSTNAVLHLLAIAHAAHVPLALDDFEAIRARVPVLCDLKPSGRYVMTDLHRVGGIPQVMKMLLAHGLLHGDCLTISGQTIAEVLRDVPEAPPEGQDVLRPWDRPMYAQGHLAVLRGNLAEEGSVAKITGVKQPSMTGPARVFESEEDCLGAILGGRIRPGDVLVIRYEGPRGGPGMREMLSPTAAIIGAGLGDSVGLITDGRFSGGTYGMVVGHVAPEAAAGGTIALVQEGDRITIDAARRLLQLEVPEAEIARRRAAWRPPAARYTRGVLAKYARQVSSACFGAVTDGP from the coding sequence ATGCCGCACAACCTCCGCAGCCGCGCCGTCACGCAGGGCGTCCAGCGCGCCCCCAACCGCGCCATGCTGCGCGCCGTCGGGTTCACCGAGGGCGACTTCGAGAAGCCCATCGTCGGCGTCGCCAACGGCTACAGCACCATCACCCCCTGCAACGCCGGGCTGGACCTGCTGGCGCGCCGCGCGGAGGCCGCCATCCGCGACGCGGGGGCCATGCCCCAGCTCTTCGGCGTCATCACCGTGAGCGATGGCATCTCGATGGGCACCCAGGGGATGAAGTACTCCCTGGTTTCGCGCGAGGTGATCGCCGACTCCATCGAGACCGCCGTGAATGCCGAGAGCATGGACGGCGTGCTCGCGGTCGGCGGGTGCGACAAGAACATGCCGGGGGCGATGATCGCCATCGCGCGCCTGGGCATCCCGGCGATCTTCGTCTACGGCGGCACCATCAAGCCGGGGCACCTCGAGGGCGAGGACCTGACGATCGTCAGCGCCTTCGAGGCGGTGGGCCAGTTCAGCGCCGGCCGGATCGATGCCGAGCGGCTGCACGCCGTGGAGTGCCACGCCTGCCCCGGAGCCGGCAGCTGCGGCGGCATGTATACCGCCAACACCATGTCGTCCGTCATCGAGGCGATGGGCCTGAGCCTTCCCGGCTCGTCGACGATGGCGGCGGAGGATGCCGAGAAGGCCGAGAGCGCGGCGCGCTCCGGCGCGGTCCTGGTGGAGGCCATCCGCGCCGGACGCACGCCGCGGCAGATCCTCACCCGGGCCGCCTTCGAGAACGCCATCACCGTGGTCATGGCCACCGGCGGCTCCACCAACGCGGTCCTCCACCTGCTCGCGATCGCGCATGCCGCGCACGTGCCGCTCGCCCTCGACGACTTCGAGGCCATCCGGGCCCGGGTGCCGGTCCTCTGCGACCTCAAGCCCTCGGGCCGCTATGTCATGACCGACCTGCACCGCGTGGGTGGCATCCCCCAGGTGATGAAGATGCTCCTGGCGCATGGGCTGCTGCACGGCGACTGCCTGACGATCAGCGGCCAGACCATCGCCGAGGTGCTGCGGGACGTTCCCGAGGCCCCCCCGGAGGGGCAGGACGTCCTCCGCCCCTGGGACCGGCCGATGTATGCGCAGGGGCACCTCGCCGTCCTGCGCGGGAACCTCGCGGAGGAGGGCAGCGTGGCCAAGATCACCGGCGTCAAGCAGCCCAGCATGACGGGTCCGGCCCGCGTCTTCGAGTCGGAGGAAGACTGCCTGGGCGCGATCCTCGGCGGCCGGATCCGCCCGGGAGACGTGCTGGTCATCCGGTACGAGGGTCCCCGCGGAGGACCGGGCATGCGGGAGATGCTCTCGCCCACCGCCGCCATCATCGGTGCCGGACTCGGCGACTCCGTCGGCCTCATCACCGACGGGCGGTTTTCCGGCGGAACGTACGGGATGGTCGTGGGGCACGTCGCTCCCGAGGCGGCCGCCGGCGGAACCATCGCCCTCGTCCAGGAGGGCGACCGCATCACCATCGACGCCGCCCGCCGCCTCCTCCAGCTGGAGGTGCCGGAGGCCGAGATCGCCCGCCGCCGCGCCGCCTGGCGGCCACCGGCCGCCCGCTACACCCGCGGCGTCCTGGCCAAGTACGCCCGGCAGGTCTCGTCCGCCTGCTTCGGGGCGGTGACCGACGGGCCCTGA
- a CDS encoding protein kinase, whose product MAEAPCPTCKTPVPSAALYCPNCGSRTGSGDSKVEPQPALDVPTLLALALGTKYEVRRMLGEGGFAQVYEVFDTDLQRRLAVKVLKPDIAWSAGMLERFRQECRSIARLSHPNILAIHFVGEGQGLVYYAMPFVEGEALASLLRRGGALTPERALGILRPLLDALSHAHGQGLIHRDIKPDNIMLEASTGRPLLVDFGIAKRLDGEGHRTQTGFVVGTPQYMSPEQALGQGDVDARSDLYAVGAVLYQMVTGAPPFEGDTSQEIVGKHLSEPAPIASAKNARIPGWLSDVIVRCLAKRPAERYQSAAMLLEAVEAGRLSGPQEGVSAERVARKLQEDATAIMPSAEQRRATPPPVRPSRSVSGAGVVREAPAAPPAATGGRRWPLLLLVLLLGGGAGGWFLLTRNATLVVENRLVDPIKVTVGSETREVTPGASIELTVRTGQPLVAQWFLVRPVGPDGQPLGMELQGSVTRPEPKGRLLYTVDAADTETPAFAPLITNATTTPLSLVVNAGTVNAQPCRCSVPPGATRAHIGYYPLYLNSAVEANGPGGQPARFRDLGKAVDRTDGTVGLRFEAKDFLP is encoded by the coding sequence ATGGCCGAGGCCCCCTGTCCGACCTGCAAGACCCCCGTCCCGTCCGCCGCCCTGTACTGCCCGAACTGCGGCAGCCGCACGGGCAGCGGCGACTCCAAGGTCGAACCGCAGCCCGCGCTGGACGTTCCCACGCTGCTCGCGCTGGCGCTCGGCACCAAGTACGAGGTGCGCCGGATGCTCGGCGAGGGGGGCTTCGCGCAGGTCTACGAGGTGTTCGACACCGACCTGCAGCGGCGCCTGGCGGTCAAGGTGCTCAAGCCGGACATCGCGTGGTCGGCGGGCATGCTGGAGCGCTTCCGGCAGGAGTGCCGGTCCATCGCGCGGCTCTCCCATCCGAACATCCTGGCCATCCACTTCGTGGGCGAGGGGCAGGGGCTGGTCTACTACGCCATGCCCTTCGTGGAAGGCGAGGCCCTGGCCAGCCTGCTCCGGCGCGGCGGGGCCCTGACGCCCGAGCGGGCCCTCGGCATCCTGCGCCCCCTCCTCGACGCGCTCTCCCATGCCCACGGGCAGGGGCTGATCCACCGCGACATCAAGCCCGACAACATCATGCTCGAAGCCAGCACCGGGCGGCCGCTGCTGGTGGACTTCGGGATCGCCAAGCGCCTCGATGGCGAGGGGCATCGCACCCAGACCGGCTTCGTGGTGGGCACGCCGCAGTACATGAGCCCCGAGCAGGCGCTCGGCCAGGGCGACGTCGACGCGCGTTCCGACCTCTACGCGGTGGGCGCGGTGCTCTACCAGATGGTGACCGGCGCCCCGCCGTTCGAGGGGGACACCAGCCAGGAGATCGTGGGCAAGCACCTGAGCGAGCCGGCCCCCATCGCCAGCGCCAAGAACGCCCGCATTCCGGGGTGGCTCTCGGACGTGATCGTCCGCTGCCTGGCCAAGCGGCCGGCCGAGCGGTACCAGTCCGCCGCGATGCTGCTCGAGGCGGTGGAGGCGGGCCGCCTTTCGGGTCCGCAGGAGGGGGTGAGCGCTGAGCGGGTTGCCCGGAAGCTGCAGGAGGATGCCACCGCGATCATGCCGAGCGCGGAGCAGCGCCGCGCCACGCCGCCGCCGGTCCGGCCGTCCCGGAGCGTCTCCGGCGCCGGGGTGGTCCGCGAGGCGCCGGCCGCGCCCCCCGCGGCGACGGGCGGCCGGCGCTGGCCGCTGCTCCTCCTGGTGCTGCTGCTGGGCGGCGGGGCGGGGGGGTGGTTCCTGCTCACCCGGAACGCGACGCTGGTCGTCGAGAACCGGCTGGTCGACCCGATCAAGGTGACGGTGGGGAGCGAGACCCGCGAGGTGACGCCGGGAGCGAGCATCGAGCTGACGGTGCGGACCGGGCAGCCGCTGGTGGCGCAGTGGTTCCTGGTGCGGCCGGTGGGTCCGGACGGCCAGCCGCTCGGCATGGAACTGCAGGGCAGTGTCACCCGGCCCGAGCCCAAGGGCCGGCTGCTCTACACCGTGGACGCGGCGGACACCGAGACCCCCGCCTTCGCGCCGCTCATCACCAACGCCACCACCACTCCCCTCAGCCTGGTGGTGAACGCGGGCACCGTGAACGCGCAGCCGTGCCGCTGCAGCGTGCCGCCGGGCGCCACCCGCGCCCATATCGGCTACTACCCGCTCTACCTCAACAGCGCGGTCGAGGCCAACGGGCCTGGGGGCCAGCCCGCCCGGTTCCGGGATCTTGGCAAGGCCGTGGACCGGACCGACGGCACCGTGGGGCTGCGGTTCGAGGCGAAGGACTTCCTCCCTTGA
- a CDS encoding P-II family nitrogen regulator produces MKLITTVIRPEKLPEVKAALFRAGITGVTISRVSGHGGERELVETYRGAQVILEFREKVKVEMACSEPFVEPCIKAILSAARTGEVGDGKIFVQPIERVIRIRTGEADNAALTPVTADEVQRAALQETLAGVK; encoded by the coding sequence ATGAAGCTCATCACCACGGTCATCCGGCCCGAGAAGCTGCCGGAGGTGAAGGCGGCCCTGTTCCGGGCCGGGATCACCGGCGTCACCATTTCCCGCGTCAGCGGCCACGGCGGCGAACGCGAGCTGGTCGAGACCTACCGCGGCGCCCAGGTCATCCTCGAGTTCCGGGAGAAGGTCAAGGTCGAGATGGCCTGTTCCGAGCCGTTCGTCGAGCCCTGCATCAAGGCCATCCTGTCGGCCGCGCGCACCGGCGAGGTCGGGGACGGCAAGATCTTCGTCCAGCCGATCGAGCGCGTCATCCGCATTCGTACCGGCGAGGCCGACAATGCCGCACTCACCCCGGTCACCGCGGACGAGGTGCAGCGGGCGGCGCTCCAGGAGACGCTGGCCGGCGTCAAATAG
- a CDS encoding ammonium transporter: protein MSRSRLLLVLAVLAAPAALAAQAAPVDSAAALAAPAVTAVASTADSVAQAANTAAVASGVAVNFVWTLVAGFLVMLMQLGFAMVETGFTRAKNAAHTATMNFMVYGVAMMAYWACGFAIQAGGLGPILPLGQTAETATLTKALSISLGGHTWNLMGLSGFFLTGINYTAPVFAYFLFQMVFMDTTATIPTGVLAERWKFTSFLGLSLAIGGLIYPLYANWVWGGGWLSQLGSNAGLGHGHVDFAGSSVVHLTGGVIGLVTGKLLGARRGKYGPNGQVNAIPGHNIPMAIFGTFVLCFGWFGFNAGSTLAGTDLRIGVVATNTMLAGAAGSITAMIYMWTRFGKPDPSMLANGVLAGLVAITAPCAFVTAPVAVLIGGIAGVLVCWAVYFVERTLRIDDPVGAIAVHGVNGLWGVFALGLFADGTYGEGWNGVAGGVRGLFYGDASQLAAQSIGIVTNIVVVGALAFVCWQVIGLIVGGHRVSADAEELGLDIPEVGALAYPDTQDISSAVVLASASAHATTKASKAAA, encoded by the coding sequence ATGTCACGATCCCGACTCCTCCTTGTGCTGGCCGTCCTGGCCGCGCCGGCGGCCCTGGCCGCCCAGGCCGCGCCAGTCGATTCGGCCGCCGCGCTGGCTGCCCCGGCAGTCACCGCGGTGGCCTCCACCGCCGATTCCGTCGCGCAGGCGGCGAATACCGCGGCGGTCGCCAGTGGGGTCGCGGTCAACTTCGTGTGGACGCTGGTGGCGGGCTTCCTGGTGATGCTGATGCAGCTCGGCTTCGCGATGGTCGAGACCGGCTTCACCCGTGCCAAGAACGCGGCCCACACCGCCACCATGAACTTCATGGTGTACGGCGTGGCGATGATGGCCTACTGGGCCTGCGGGTTCGCGATCCAGGCCGGCGGCCTTGGTCCCATCCTGCCCCTGGGGCAGACGGCCGAGACCGCCACGCTCACCAAGGCCCTGAGCATCTCGCTCGGGGGCCATACCTGGAACCTGATGGGCCTGTCGGGGTTCTTCCTGACCGGCATCAACTACACCGCGCCGGTCTTCGCCTACTTCCTGTTCCAGATGGTCTTCATGGACACCACCGCGACCATTCCCACCGGCGTGCTCGCCGAGCGGTGGAAGTTCACCTCGTTCCTCGGGCTGAGCCTGGCCATCGGGGGCCTGATCTATCCGCTGTACGCCAACTGGGTCTGGGGTGGCGGATGGCTGTCGCAGCTCGGGAGCAACGCCGGCCTCGGGCACGGCCACGTCGACTTCGCGGGCTCCTCGGTGGTGCACCTCACCGGCGGCGTGATCGGCCTGGTCACCGGCAAGCTGCTGGGTGCGCGGCGCGGCAAGTACGGCCCCAACGGGCAGGTCAACGCGATCCCCGGGCACAACATCCCGATGGCGATCTTCGGCACCTTCGTGCTCTGCTTTGGCTGGTTCGGCTTCAACGCCGGCAGCACCCTTGCCGGCACCGACCTGCGCATCGGGGTCGTGGCCACCAATACGATGCTGGCTGGGGCGGCGGGTAGCATCACGGCGATGATCTACATGTGGACGCGGTTCGGGAAGCCGGACCCCTCGATGCTGGCGAACGGCGTGCTGGCTGGCCTGGTGGCGATCACTGCCCCCTGTGCCTTCGTGACCGCGCCGGTGGCCGTGCTGATCGGTGGCATCGCGGGGGTGCTGGTCTGCTGGGCGGTGTACTTCGTTGAACGCACGCTCCGGATCGACGACCCGGTGGGCGCCATCGCGGTGCATGGCGTCAATGGGCTCTGGGGCGTGTTTGCCCTCGGCCTCTTTGCCGACGGCACCTATGGCGAGGGCTGGAACGGCGTGGCGGGCGGCGTGCGCGGGCTCTTCTACGGCGATGCCAGCCAGCTGGCGGCGCAGTCGATCGGGATCGTGACCAACATCGTCGTGGTCGGCGCGCTGGCCTTCGTCTGCTGGCAGGTCATTGGGCTCATCGTCGGCGGCCACCGCGTCTCGGCCGATGCCGAGGAACTGGGTCTCGACATCCCGGAGGTGGGGGCGCTGGCCTACCCCGACACGCAGGACATCTCGTCCGCGGTGGTGCTCGCGTCGGCCTCGGCCCACGCCACCACCAAGGCCAGCAAGGCCGCGGCCTGA
- a CDS encoding DJ-1/PfpI family protein yields MAPTRTVSLLVFDDAEVLDVAGPFEVFSVAGRRHGLEPFRVVLVAERPGPVHLRGGLTLLPHHTLADAPAAEILLVPGGLGTRREVGNAALIAWIRQAAAQAELVLSVCTGSLLLGKAGLLDGLETATHHAAVGLLRDVAPLAVVREGERFLDTGRVISSAGVSAGLDMSLHVVERLLGSELAEETASYMEYHWDRNEEGLRDEGV; encoded by the coding sequence ATGGCTCCCACTCGCACGGTGTCCCTCCTCGTCTTCGACGATGCCGAGGTCCTGGATGTGGCCGGCCCCTTCGAGGTCTTCTCGGTGGCCGGCCGCCGCCACGGGCTCGAGCCGTTCCGCGTCGTGCTGGTCGCGGAACGCCCCGGCCCGGTCCACCTGCGTGGGGGCCTGACACTGCTGCCCCATCACACCCTCGCCGATGCGCCCGCCGCCGAGATCCTGCTCGTGCCGGGCGGGCTCGGCACCCGACGCGAGGTGGGCAACGCGGCGCTGATCGCGTGGATCCGCCAGGCCGCGGCGCAGGCGGAACTGGTCCTGTCCGTGTGCACGGGCTCCCTGCTGCTCGGCAAGGCGGGGTTGCTCGATGGCCTGGAGACCGCGACCCACCATGCAGCCGTGGGGCTGCTCCGGGACGTCGCCCCCCTGGCGGTGGTCCGGGAGGGGGAGCGCTTCCTCGACACTGGGCGGGTGATCAGTTCGGCCGGGGTCTCGGCCGGTCTGGACATGTCGTTGCACGTCGTGGAGCGGCTGCTGGGGTCGGAGCTGGCCGAGGAGACCGCGAGTTACATGGAGTACCACTGGGATCGGAACGAAGAGGGGCTGCGGGACGAGGGGGTATAG